Part of the Oncorhynchus gorbuscha isolate QuinsamMale2020 ecotype Even-year unplaced genomic scaffold, OgorEven_v1.0 Un_scaffold_3816, whole genome shotgun sequence genome is shown below.
gtctacagtacagcacacacacacacacacacacacacacacacacacacacacacacacacacacacacacacacacacacacacacacacacacacacacacacacacacacacactgaacacacactgaacacacactgaacacacactgaacacacactgaacacaaggTGGTGATATAGAGGTACTGGCCGCAGTCGTCAGTGATAAGGAACAGCTCTGTGATTTAACCCCAGTGTAGAATGTGATGCAGGTTGAATTAAACACATGATTTAGAATGGAACTGTAAATATATTGCATATGACTTCACTACAATGCACAATAATCAATCTTCATCTTTTTGACTTTTCACTAAAGAAACATGGGAGGTATTTTTGTATTTGAATAAAACTTTACGAACATCACATCagaaaaaaagtatatttattttaaatttgGTGCAGTCTGTCGATCACAACAAAGACGTTGAAATGAGTCCTTTTGGACGTCAGATGTGACTTCAACAACGTACGctttgtttatttatttcatcacatttagTTCAATTATTACATTCATAAAGGATATAACAAAGGAGTATAAAATATGATATAAAATAGTTATTTACAATGAAACTACCCTATTACACTTACTCAAGTCCTTTCCTGAAGTCCTGTGTGATAATGTACTATATAACCATAATGTAACAGTGTAGTTAtctgtctctgctgttttggGATTATCACAGCGCCATCAGAGCCACGCCTCCTgaaccacctcctcactgacatCAGCCAAGGACCTCCGGAATTTCCTGCTCGATCTCACAAACGGCCGCTGCGATTGGACGATAGATTCCGTTGTCGGCGGTCTCCCCCTGTCACTCTCCTGGGCGCTGACCATGGGTGTCTGCACCCaggtggtctgatgaaacagggCATAGTCTACCTTGTAGTGCCTCCTCCCCACCTGCACCATGTCCTGGAAGCGCTGGCCCCAGCGGATGTCTGCCGGGCTGTAAGACGTGCGTGTCTGGTGCAGGATGCCTGTGGAGTCACCGGTGTAGGTGAAGGACACTACCAGGTCAAAGTCCTCCTCCGCCAGGCTGTCCGGTCCCAGGCTGTAGAGGGGGCTCCCAGGCTCCAGCTTGTGAACGATGCTGGCCGGGGTGGCCAGGATGAGGTGTCTACTCTGGATGTCTAGGTCCTGGTAGGTCACGGAGATCATCCCAGAGGGGTGCTTCATGGTGCGGACCAGCTGCGCCCGGGCGGTGCCTTCCAGGATGTGGTTCCTGCGGAAGTCGGCGATACGCCACACAAGGCACAGGGCGCCGTTGCGCGCGTTGACCACGGCGGAGTTGCTGAAGCCCACTGTCTGCGCTCTCTTACTCGCGCACGCCATTTTGGCCACGGTGATACCAATGACGACTGTGTCGATGAAGCAACTCATCAGGGCCTGGATAGTCACCACCACGATGGCCACCATGCAGTTCTCCGTCATCACCCGGAAGCCATAGCCGATAGTCGCCTGGGTCGACATGGAGTACAGGAAGGCGGAAGTGAAACTGCGGACGTTCGCCACACACGGAGCCGTGTCATTGTCCTCCAGGTCTTTGTGGACGTAGGCGATCAGGAAGTAGAGGACGCTGAAGAAGAGCCAGGAGAGGATGTAGGAGAGGCAGAAGATGAGGAGCATGACCCTCCAGCGGAGCTCCACCAGCGTGGTGAAGATGTCGGCCAGGAAGAAGCTCCACTGGCCCGGGGACTGGTGGAACACCACGGGGCAGCTACCGTCCTTCAGCATGTAGCGCagctttttctccccctccccccggcCAAGATCTCCTCTGCCCATGGTGTGTGTCGTGATGTGTTGGGTATCAATGATACACTGCTGCTGGTCCATGCCTGGACTCATTTTAACAAGGGCTCTTGTGTCGTGCCTCCccctgaaaaatatatatatttgtgaggTTAGTGTGATTAgtaaaacaaaaaacaatatATACTGTACACAGTCCTATAGGTAGAAGTACACATAAAGTAAAACGTTTTTATTAGGTCTAGTTTAGTCTCTTTTTACAAGGGTTTAGGTGAGGAAAGGATGTTATTGGTGAGAGACCATCTCCATTACAAGCCAGCTTAATGTCATCAGGTTCCTCTGTGTTTGTTGAAGGGAACCCTCCATGTTTGAAGAAACAGGCTAGGTCACACCTTGCCCGAGGCTATCAGCACCTGAATGACCGTGACAATGTCATGCCCATGCTGTGAAAACACATTATCTTGTTGGCTGATTATTTACGAGAACTGTGATTTGCTAGGGGGAACACAGTAAGAAGCTGTGCGATTACATTTAATGATAGTCCAAATAATAGCCACATTCATTCATTTCAATAAATATTTTCCATAATTTTACAGAAATGAAGACAGGATGAGTCAAAATGAAAGGCAAAATCAGATGTCAAATGAACATGCCTTTGTGAAACTTCATGTGCAATATAATTGCTGTAACCAAGACAGCCAAAAGGAGAGAGACTTCTGGGTTTTTCCTTCCTTTGTGTTCGCTTCACTAGTCGTCCAGAAAGTTCCATTCATTTGTCCTAACATGCTATACAACCATAAAACATACATTGTCTATTCCCATTGGCAACAAAAGTTTAACGTCATGTTTAACGTCAAAGTTGTACTTTCCTTCATTGCAGGTTTCTCTAGACGGCCTACTTTGAAAAACTGGAGCCTTCTTCATTGTGCCCTCAAACTTGATCTAGTGACTCTCAATGTAAACATTGAAGAGTTTTCTGGTTAAAAAAACAAGCCTTATACAACCTTTCCTTGTTTAGTTTCACCATCTTACTGACCTAGTACGGATTCTGTTATACCTCACAGATCAACAGTAACCAAGGAAATAGACCTTAAATCCCTCACCTAGTCCAAGTATTGATCCTTTCACCCTTTGATCTATATCTGGGCCTTATCAGAACATATCTATAAAGATTCAACTAGGATTTAGGCTGGGTGGGACCTTTGATCTATATCTGGGCCTTATCAGAACACATCTATAAAGATTCAACTACGATTTAGGCTGGGTGGGACCTTTGATCTATATCTGGGCATTATCAGAACACATCTATAAAGATTCAACTAGGATTTAGGCTGGGTGGGGCCTTTGATCTATATCTGGGCATTATCAGAACACATCTATAAAGATTCAACTACAATTTAGGCTGGGTGGGACCTTTGATCTGGGCATTATCAGAACACATCTATAAAGATTCAACTAGGATTTAGGCTGGGTGGGGAAAGAGATCATAATTTTTTTCTTACCAGGAAAGTACCTCATTGTAATTAGACAGACTTGGCCTGTCTGATTAAAATATTTTACCCTGCTCCGCCCCAGAACAATGGAAAACAGGACAATGTGCATGTCTATTTAAAACACTGCTACAATTTAAGATTACTTAAGGTGGATGACACACTGAACTGAGAATACCACTAAAACCTGTGTTTCTGTGTCAAGCATCATTATAATATTTACTTTGtagattttgtttgtttttacgtACTACATTTTTTAAACTTACAAGTTACAACTTCAAAACAGCTAACTACGCCTTCCGTTAAATACTCAGCACTTATTCCTTTCTTCACACCTACAGTGTTTTCATCAGACTTTAAATGATTGCGCTAACCTGGTGACTTTATTAATTATTAGTCAGCTAACCGGTGCCATTATATCGCAATCAAGGTGCCAATTCATAAAGCAACTGAATATTTAAACACTGTCAGTCTAGAGTCCGTTCCAACTTCTCTTTCCCTGCATCGATAATAATTGTATTGGGTCATTAACTGTAACCCTGAGCTCTGTGTTGTTATTAAGCTCTTTTGACTTTGAGGATAAATTATTATCCTGCATTTACCACGAATAGCATTCTCCTCTAAATGTTTCCATAAAAGTCCATCTTTACAGGGATACAACTAGATTCTGGCAAGTAGGTTGTTTTTCTACGTACCCAGGGTCAGATGAACCATATTAATGTCTCTGCGTGCACTATGACGTCTCTCGCGCTAGCGTACGCTACCATACCTGCAGACTTCtagtcattgcgctaacactaGCTAGCATTGGCTCGCcaaactacctctaactttctTAATACTGCACGcacagacataaaaatggtaccCACCAGTTCACCTGACACTGGGTACGTAGAAATGCAGCTTACTAGAAGGCCTTACGTTCTCCAATAACAGTTTACCCTTTTATTGCAGCATTTTTGTTTTTCTTGACTGCACAAACAATCTCACCAAACAAACTCCCACTAATATATACAATGACATGTTAAAAAGGGATATTTACCTAAATAAATACTGGTATCCTTACCCAGTAAAAAATGCTAATATCAAGACAATtgacttgcattggatttgtgccacaaaagCTAAGAAGTTAGTAAATAGTGGTCAGGTAAACAAAAGCAACGCATTGATTGCTGTCATACTTTGTCCATAGACTGTTTACAGGAAGTGTCAAGCTCAATCCACGATTGTCTGTGGGTtttcccttgtacttgattgatgaattaaggtcacggATGAGTatggaactcccctcacctggttgtctaggtcttaattgaaaggaaaaaaactAACActagcagacactaggccctccacggaatgagtttgacaccccagGTTTACAgggtatttttttaaatttggcTGAACTCTCTCTTTttaattgttttttatttatttcacctttatttaaccaggtaggccagttgagaacacctttatttaaccaggtaggccagttgagaacacctttatttaaccaggtaggccagttgagaacacctttatttaaccaggtaggccagttgagaacaagttctcatttacaactgcgacctggccaagataaagcaaagcagtgcgacacaaacaacaacacagagttacacatgcaataaacaaacatacagtcaataacacaatagagaaaaaagtctatatacagcatgtgcaaatgaggttagatgagggaggtaaggcaataaataggccatagtggcgaaataattacaatttagcaattaaacactggagtgatagatgtgcaagtagagatactggggtgcaaaggagctaaaaaataaataacagtatggggatgaggtagttggatgggctatttacagatgggctatgtacaggtgcagtgatctgtgagctgctatgacagcttaaagctagtgagggagatatgggtctccagcttcagtgatttttgcaattcgttacagtcattagcagcagagaaatggaaggaaaggcggccaaaggaggaattggctttgggggcgaccagtgaaatatacctgctggagcgcttgctacgggtgggtgctgctatggtgaccagtgagcagaGATAAGACATTTAGTTCTGATTATTGCATATGTACAGCACTCAAAAGTATGACTTCTAAATATTTAAGATAATTGTTGATATTCTAATTGTAGATGTATGACCATGCTTCCATGTCCTTTAATTGCATTATAGTTACAATGCTGTCCTTCATAGGCAGACTCATCGATATGATGGTGATGCAGAAAGGAAACTATTTATTGGGTACATTACCACAACAACTAACAGGGTGACGCATGAGGCTCAACTTCTCTGCTGTTTTGGTCCCGTGGCTACCACCCAGTGAACAGCATGAAGAGAACCCCTGCACATACTGCACATACTGAtactgtgtttgactgtgtgagAGCAAAGTCTACCTTTAAACATAtgtaataaaatatattttaaaaagtgtttcATCTAGTGGATTTATGACTTTATTGAGTCTGAACACTTATGCTTATCTCTGGTTTATAATCATTAATGgcagtgatgtaaagtacttacagagcatttggaaattattcagacctcttgaatttttccacattttgtcacttTACATAAAATTGTTTCCCCCCTCAtctacacacataaacaccccataatgacaaagcaaaaacaggtttttagattttttttgtgcacattttttacaaataaaaaatgagaaatatcacatttacataagtattcagaacctttactcagtactttctgaagcacctttggcagcaaatacagccttgagtcttctcaatttggggagtttctcccattcttctctgcagattctctcaacctctgtcaggttggatggggagtgtcgctgcacagctattttcaggtctctacggagatgttagatcgggttcaagtcagggctctggctgggtcactaacggacattcagagtcttgtccccacgccactcctgcgttgtcttggctgtgtgattagggtcattgtcctgttagaaggtgaaccttcgccccagtctgaggtcctgagtgctctggagcaggatttcatcaaggatctctctctctactttgctccgttcatctttccttcgatcctgactagtctcccagtccctggtgctgaaaaacattcccacagcatgatactgccaccaccatgcttcactgtagggatggtgccaggtttcctccagacgtgacgcttggcatttaggccgaagaggtcaatcttggtttcatcagatcagagaatgttgtttctcatggtctgagagtcctttacgttccttttggcaaactccaagtggcctatcatgtgccttttactgaggagtggcttctgtctggccactctaccataaaagcctgattctagaaggttctcccgtctccacagaggaactctggagctctgtcagtgaccaccAGGAtctcggtcacctccctgatcaaggcccttctccccctattgctcagtttggccaggtgtccagctctaggaagagtcttggtggttccaaacttcttccatttaagaatgatggaggccactgtgttcttgggtacccttccccatatctgtgcctcgacacaatcctgtttcagagctctacgaacaattccttcaacctcatgtcttggtttttgctatgacatgtactgtcaactgtgggaccttatatagaccggtgtgtgcctttccaaatcatgtccagtcagttgaatttactacaggtggactccaatcaagttgtagaaacatctcaaggatgatcaatggaaacaggatgcatctgagctcaatttcgagtctcataacaaagggtctgaacacttactgtatgtaaatttttattttttatttctaaaaacctgtttttgctttgttattatggggtattgtgtgtagattgatgagaaaaaaacgatttaataaattgtagaataaggctgtaacgtaacaaaatgtggaaaaagtcaaggggtctgagtactttccgaatgcactgtaagtaaaAATAGTTTAAGGTACTACTCTGTACTTTACTACTTATATTTTTGACAAGTTTTAATTTGACGTCTTTACATTCCTAAAAAAAttattttttactccatacattttccctgacgcCCAAAAGTTACATTTGAATGCTGAGCAGGTcatgaaaatggtccaattcacgcaaaagaacatccccggtc
Proteins encoded:
- the LOC124028145 gene encoding inward rectifier potassium channel 16-like; translation: MSPGMDQQQCIIDTQHITTHTMGRGDLGRGEGEKKLRYMLKDGSCPVVFHQSPGQWSFFLADIFTTLVELRWRVMLLIFCLSYILSWLFFSVLYFLIAYVHKDLEDNDTAPCVANVRSFTSAFLYSMSTQATIGYGFRVMTENCMVAIVVVTIQALMSCFIDTVVIGITVAKMACASKRAQTVGFSNSAVVNARNGALCLVWRIADFRRNHILEGTARAQLVRTMKHPSGMISVTYQDLDIQSRHLILATPASIVHKLEPGSPLYSLGPDSLAEEDFDLVVSFTYTGDSTGILHQTRTSYSPADIRWGQRFQDMVQVGRRHYKVDYALFHQTTWVQTPMVSAQESDRGRPPTTESIVQSQRPFVRSSRKFRRSLADVSEEVVQEAWL